A genomic window from Lentibacter algarum includes:
- a CDS encoding glycosyltransferase family 2 protein, with protein MKWGIVSTIKAPLEEIERFAAHHLELGADRLILYLDDDNKPAFQALRQHPKLRVLRTHGEHWRGKNRPVKHQARQGANARHAYKRKADGLDWLAHIDVDEFLWPREQTLAEQLAALPKGCMAARVRPIEALASQTGTYFKAMTNERKQRQRETDAIYPTYGHHLNGGFLSHVAGKLFARTGSEEADFRIHNVFLGGVQNPEQEELLGTELCHIHAASYGHWMQNYRYRLSHGVYRAELKPNRAPELGGLTLHELLKTIEDTDGEEGLKAFYEEVCTATPELLKRLDDHGLLRNYDLELEAKRQKHFGPRT; from the coding sequence ATGAAGTGGGGCATTGTAAGCACGATTAAAGCCCCTCTGGAGGAGATCGAGCGCTTCGCTGCGCACCATCTGGAGCTAGGGGCTGATAGGCTCATCCTGTATCTTGATGATGACAACAAGCCCGCCTTTCAAGCTCTAAGACAACACCCCAAGCTGCGCGTCCTACGCACGCATGGAGAGCACTGGCGCGGCAAGAACCGCCCCGTAAAACACCAAGCGCGACAAGGCGCAAATGCACGCCACGCCTACAAACGCAAAGCGGACGGGCTCGATTGGCTTGCGCATATCGATGTCGATGAGTTCCTTTGGCCCCGTGAGCAGACCCTTGCGGAACAGCTCGCCGCTTTGCCCAAAGGCTGCATGGCCGCACGCGTGCGGCCGATCGAAGCCCTCGCCTCTCAGACGGGCACCTACTTCAAAGCGATGACCAACGAGCGCAAGCAGCGTCAGCGCGAAACAGACGCAATTTATCCGACATACGGCCATCACTTAAATGGTGGTTTTCTCAGCCACGTCGCCGGTAAGCTCTTCGCCCGCACTGGCTCCGAAGAGGCAGATTTTCGTATCCACAACGTCTTCCTCGGTGGTGTCCAAAACCCTGAGCAAGAAGAACTTCTCGGCACAGAACTCTGCCACATCCACGCCGCAAGCTATGGCCACTGGATGCAAAACTACCGCTATCGGCTCTCTCACGGCGTCTATCGCGCCGAACTCAAGCCAAACCGCGCACCAGAGCTTGGCGGGCTTACACTTCACGAGTTGTTAAAAACGATCGAAGACACGGATGGCGAGGAGGGCCTCAAAGCATTTTATGAGGAAGTCTGCACTGCGACACCCGAGCTTTTGAAGCGCTTGGATGATCATGGCCTTTTGCGCAACTACGATCTGGAGCTAGAGGCCAAACGACAAAAGCACTTTGGACCGCGCACATAA